GAGCTGCTGGACGTCATCAAGAAGTACGTCAACGTCGACGTCGATGCGGTCAAGGTCGACCTGATCAAGGACGGCGACCACGACGTGCTCGACATCTCCGTCGCCCTGCCGGAAGGCCAGCAGGGCTGAAGCAAGCCGCGGCCGCCAAGGCGGCCGCACGCCCGACCCGCGCATGCACACCCCCTCCGACCGCGACGTCCTGTGCCTGCGCGACGTCGCCTTCGCCGATGCCGCCGCCCTGCTCGCCCGCCACGGGCTGGAACTGGTGGCCGTGCCCGACGGCGAACCGATCCCCGGCAGCTACTGGGGCGAACCGGAAGCCGGCATCATCGGCCCGACCGTGTACGTACGCGGCGACACCCCCGTGCACTCGATGCTGCACGAGGCCTGCCACCTGATCGTGCTGCCGCCGGAGCGGCGGGCGCAGGTCCACACCGACGCCACCGACTCGGTCGCCGAGGAAGACGCCACCTGCTACCTGCAGATCGTGCTGGCCGGCCGGCTGCCCGGCGTGGGCAGCGAGCGGTTGATGGCCGACATGGATGCGTGGGGTTATACGTACCGGCTTGGGTCGACGAGGGCGTGGTTCGAGCAAGATGCCGAGGATGCACGCGCCTGGCTGACCGCGCGCGGGCTGTTGCTTTAAGGCCGGGATTCGGGATTCGGGATTCGGGATTGGGGATTTGTAGGAGCGGCGTGAGCCTACGCTCTTGCCAATCCCGAATCCCCAATCACGAATCCCGGCTCTTGGCCAGCGAGCCGCTCATGTCCAGCGTGGCCACGGTGCCCTGCCCGGTCTCCGAGTCCAGTTGCAGCTTCCAGCCCAGGTGCTCGCACAGGCGGCCCAGCAGGTCCAGGCCGATGCCGCTGCCCTGCCGCGGGTCGCCGCGCGCGATCCGGCGGTAGATCGCGGCGATCTCTTCCGGGCTCATGCCGTGCCCGGGATCCTCGATCCGCACCGTCGCCGGCGCCAGCAGGGACACGCGGATCACGCCGCGGTCGCTGTTCTCGATGGCGTTGCGCAGCAGGTTGCCGATC
This genomic interval from Pseudoxanthomonas suwonensis 11-1 contains the following:
- the minE gene encoding cell division topological specificity factor MinE, with protein sequence MALFDFLRAKKNTAETAKNRLQIIIAQERNSRGAPDYLPLLRRELLDVIKKYVNVDVDAVKVDLIKDGDHDVLDISVALPEGQQG